Proteins encoded by one window of Blautia faecicola:
- a CDS encoding Gx transporter family protein has translation MKKQGQQKKEYKERGSASISRRVSSGAMLVALAMIFSYVESLIPINLGVPGIKLGVANLVTVTGLYILAPMEVFVVVILRVLLVGFMFGNGMSILYSLAGGILSFLVMLLLKRIKGFSMIGVSIAGGVSHNIGQIAVAMCVLENTKLVYYLPVLMIAGTITGILIGVVSQKILPAVSQGAGAERKNG, from the coding sequence ATGAAAAAACAGGGGCAGCAGAAAAAAGAATACAAGGAACGCGGTTCTGCAAGCATCAGCCGGAGAGTATCGAGCGGTGCGATGCTGGTGGCACTGGCGATGATCTTCAGCTATGTGGAAAGCCTGATCCCGATCAACCTCGGGGTACCGGGGATCAAATTAGGTGTTGCCAATCTGGTGACGGTTACCGGGCTGTATATCCTGGCACCGATGGAAGTATTTGTGGTAGTGATCCTCCGGGTGCTTCTGGTGGGATTTATGTTTGGAAACGGCATGTCGATCCTGTACAGTCTGGCGGGCGGCATCTTAAGTTTTCTGGTGATGCTGCTGTTGAAGCGAATCAAAGGATTTTCCATGATCGGCGTGAGCATTGCCGGAGGCGTGTCCCATAACATCGGACAGATCGCCGTGGCGATGTGTGTGCTGGAAAATACGAAGCTGGTGTATTACCTGCCGGTGCTGATGATCGCGGGAACGATCACAGGTATCCTGATTGGTGTGGTGAGCCAGAAAATCCTCCCGGCAGTCAGCCAGGGCGCGGGAGCGGAAAGAAAGAACGGATAA
- a CDS encoding NusG domain II-containing protein, translating to MKKRDILLAGGIVLVALVMLLVMHVTGETKGDQVQVTVNGEIYGTYPLEKDQTIEVTEGEFHNVIRIEDGQAYMEEADCPDGYCKEQGRISGQKQTIVCLPHKLVVEVIRQKDTDSKAVDDDLVPDTIAK from the coding sequence ATGAAAAAAAGAGATATCCTGCTGGCAGGAGGAATCGTGCTGGTGGCTCTGGTGATGCTTCTGGTGATGCATGTGACCGGAGAGACGAAAGGGGATCAGGTACAGGTTACCGTGAACGGGGAAATCTATGGAACCTATCCGCTGGAGAAAGACCAGACGATTGAAGTTACCGAAGGAGAATTTCACAACGTGATCCGCATCGAGGACGGACAGGCGTATATGGAAGAAGCGGACTGCCCGGACGGCTACTGCAAAGAGCAGGGCAGAATCAGCGGTCAGAAACAGACGATCGTATGTCTGCCCCATAAACTGGTGGTGGAAGTGATCCGTCAGAAAGATACGGACAGCAAGGCAGTGGATGACGATCTGGTGCCGGATACGATTGCAAAGTGA